The Desulfarculaceae bacterium genome window below encodes:
- the corA gene encoding magnesium/cobalt transporter CorA, translating to MFTRVRNLGAKESLPPGTLVHVGQEFDGPTRIHVLEYDAEGFQELDQPDPGTMRELSAHPQITWFRVEGVHQVEVIARLGEIFDLHPLVQEDIVNTLQRPKLEEFENYLFIVLKDLDCPRDQDCEISAQQVSIILGKGWVLSFTEGGRDPFAGVAERIASGRGRIRRLGADYLAYALMDAVVDHYFTVLEKLVEATQEVEDELDEDPDQEVLHTVHRLKRQGQKLRRAIWPLRELVGGLERGESSLVDAATKPFLRDVYDHTIQVIDATEGLRDSLASMMDLYMSAVSNRMNQVMKVLTIIATLFIPLTFIAGVYGMNFKVMPELEWKWGYYATLGAMGVVAIGMLIYFRRKKWL from the coding sequence TTGTTCACAAGGGTAAGGAACCTGGGGGCCAAGGAGTCCCTGCCGCCGGGCACCCTGGTGCACGTGGGCCAGGAGTTCGACGGTCCCACCCGCATCCACGTCCTGGAGTACGACGCCGAGGGCTTCCAAGAGCTGGACCAGCCCGATCCCGGCACCATGCGGGAGCTTTCCGCCCACCCCCAGATCACCTGGTTCCGGGTGGAGGGGGTGCACCAGGTGGAGGTAATAGCCCGCTTGGGCGAGATCTTCGACCTGCACCCCCTGGTGCAGGAGGACATCGTTAACACCCTGCAGCGGCCCAAGCTGGAGGAGTTCGAGAACTACCTGTTCATCGTGCTCAAGGACCTGGACTGCCCCCGCGATCAGGACTGCGAGATAAGCGCCCAGCAGGTGAGCATCATCCTGGGCAAGGGCTGGGTGCTCTCCTTCACCGAGGGCGGCCGCGACCCCTTCGCCGGGGTGGCCGAACGCATCGCTTCGGGCCGGGGGCGCATCCGCCGCCTGGGGGCCGATTATTTGGCCTACGCCCTCATGGACGCGGTGGTGGATCACTACTTCACGGTGCTGGAGAAGCTGGTGGAGGCCACCCAGGAGGTGGAGGACGAGCTGGACGAGGACCCGGACCAGGAGGTGCTGCACACGGTGCACCGCCTCAAGCGCCAGGGGCAGAAGCTGCGCCGGGCGATCTGGCCCCTCCGGGAGCTGGTGGGCGGGCTGGAGCGCGGCGAGAGCTCCCTGGTGGATGCGGCCACCAAGCCCTTTTTGCGCGACGTGTATGACCACACCATTCAAGTGATCGACGCCACCGAGGGCCTCCGGGACTCGCTGGCCAGCATGATGGATTTGTACATGTCCGCGGTGAGCAACCGCATGAACCAGGTAATGAAGGTGCTGACCATCATCGCCACCCTGTTCATACCGCTGACCTTCATCGCCGGGGTTTACGGCATGAACTTCAAGGTGATGCCCGAGCTGGAGTGGAAGTGGGGCTACTACGCCACCCTGGGGGCCATGGGGGTGGTGGCCATCGGGATGCTCATCTACTTCCGGCGCAAGAAGTGGCTGTGA
- a CDS encoding glycosyltransferase family 2 protein, whose amino-acid sequence MPFYTALRGYTNKRLEEIAQADILVGIPCFNNETTIAHVIQMVTHGLADHYGDKRAVILVADGGSTDDTRETAKEFEIKPWQEKIVSIYRGVPGKGSALRAVFEAAVRLNVKACAMVDSDLRSITGDWVKALIDPVMEKGYQYVSPVYLRHKYDGTITNNIVYNLTRALYGKRIRQPIGGDFAISRDVAKYYIDQDVWESEVARFGIDIWMTTSAITQGFKICQANLGLKVHDAKDPASHLGPMFRQVLWTLFNLMERYQSVWRQIEGSEPVETFGNGNGNEPEPVKVNLEAMIENFQSGYKNFSPLWKDIFCGKCYQYIEEASKMDVNNFHLPTEAWVQILYELAATFHSWSQHRMKLLDLMTPLYYARVASFVRQSWELSSAEAEDLVEEQAQKFEEQKDYLIQVWDRGVEEVCVV is encoded by the coding sequence ATGCCCTTTTATACTGCCCTGCGCGGCTACACCAACAAGCGCCTGGAAGAGATCGCCCAGGCCGACATCCTGGTGGGCATCCCCTGCTTTAACAACGAGACCACCATCGCCCACGTGATTCAGATGGTGACCCACGGCCTGGCCGACCACTACGGCGACAAACGGGCGGTTATCCTGGTGGCCGACGGCGGCTCCACCGACGACACCCGCGAGACCGCCAAGGAGTTCGAGATCAAGCCTTGGCAGGAGAAGATCGTAAGCATCTACCGGGGGGTGCCCGGCAAGGGCAGCGCGCTCCGGGCGGTGTTCGAGGCGGCGGTGCGCCTGAACGTCAAGGCCTGCGCCATGGTGGACAGCGACCTCAGGTCCATCACCGGCGACTGGGTCAAGGCGCTCATCGACCCGGTGATGGAAAAGGGCTATCAATACGTCTCGCCGGTTTACCTCAGGCACAAATACGACGGCACCATCACCAACAACATCGTCTACAACCTGACCCGCGCCCTGTACGGCAAGCGCATCCGCCAGCCCATCGGCGGCGACTTCGCCATCAGCCGCGACGTGGCCAAGTACTACATCGACCAGGACGTCTGGGAGAGCGAGGTGGCCCGCTTCGGCATCGACATCTGGATGACCACCAGCGCCATCACCCAGGGCTTCAAGATCTGCCAGGCCAACCTGGGGCTAAAGGTTCACGACGCCAAGGACCCGGCCTCCCATCTGGGGCCCATGTTCCGCCAGGTGCTCTGGACCCTGTTCAACCTCATGGAGCGCTACCAGAGCGTATGGCGCCAGATTGAGGGCTCCGAGCCGGTGGAGACCTTCGGCAACGGCAACGGCAACGAGCCCGAGCCGGTGAAGGTGAACCTGGAGGCGATGATCGAGAACTTCCAGAGCGGCTACAAGAACTTCTCGCCCCTGTGGAAGGACATCTTCTGCGGCAAGTGCTATCAGTACATCGAAGAGGCCTCCAAGATGGACGTGAACAACTTCCATCTTCCCACCGAGGCCTGGGTGCAGATACTCTATGAGTTGGCCGCGACCTTCCATTCCTGGAGCCAGCACCGCATGAAGCTGCTGGACCTGATGACCCCGCTCTACTACGCGCGCGTGGCCAGCTTCGTGCGCCAGAGCTGGGAGCTTTCTTCCGCCGAGGCCGAGGACCTGGTGGAGGAGCAGGCCCAGAAGTTCGAGGAGCAGAAGGACTACCTGATTCAGGTGTGGGACCGCGGAGTGGAAGAGGTCTGCGTGGTATAG
- a CDS encoding DUF1343 domain-containing protein gives MSQTLATGLTRLAAEPPARLAGAGLGLLCNPAAVLPDFTPAWRTVAQAYPSGIRALFGPQHGFFAERQDNMVESDHATHPGLGVPIYSLYGETRRPTPEMLAGLDWLLVDMVDVGCRVYTFFSTLVACLEECAKAGVGVMVLDRPNPIGRGAEGPILPPELMSFVGAHAIPLKHGLTLGELARLVVSERNLDVRLEVMACAGWQGGDHATTGLPWVMPSPNLPCLDGARVYPGQVLLEGTSLSEGRGTTRPFEIFGAPGLDPSAVMAALEPDALAGATLRPLFFEPTFHKFAGQVCGGFQIHLTDPAAYQPLRATLALLGAVNRAQPGLWSLREPPYEYEHERRPLDLLLGDAEAVDRLVNGALASELEARWSEGLAQWDERIGPILLYPA, from the coding sequence ATGTCGCAGACCCTGGCCACCGGCCTGACGCGCCTAGCCGCCGAGCCCCCCGCCCGTTTGGCCGGCGCCGGCCTGGGCCTGCTGTGCAACCCGGCCGCCGTGCTACCCGATTTCACCCCCGCCTGGCGGACGGTGGCCCAGGCCTATCCCAGCGGCATTCGTGCTCTTTTCGGTCCGCAGCACGGCTTTTTCGCCGAGCGCCAGGACAACATGGTGGAGTCGGACCACGCCACCCACCCCGGCCTGGGGGTGCCCATTTATTCGCTCTACGGCGAGACCAGACGCCCCACCCCGGAGATGCTGGCCGGGCTGGATTGGCTATTGGTGGACATGGTGGACGTGGGCTGCCGGGTCTACACTTTCTTCAGCACCCTGGTGGCCTGCCTGGAGGAGTGCGCCAAGGCCGGGGTGGGGGTCATGGTCCTGGACCGGCCCAACCCCATCGGCCGGGGGGCCGAGGGGCCCATCCTGCCGCCCGAGCTGATGAGCTTCGTGGGGGCTCACGCCATACCCCTGAAGCACGGCCTGACCCTGGGCGAACTGGCCCGGCTGGTGGTGTCGGAACGCAATTTGGACGTGCGCCTGGAGGTGATGGCCTGCGCGGGCTGGCAGGGCGGCGACCATGCCACCACCGGCCTGCCCTGGGTCATGCCCTCGCCCAACCTGCCCTGCCTGGACGGGGCGCGGGTCTATCCGGGCCAGGTGCTCCTGGAGGGCACCAGCCTGAGCGAGGGGCGGGGCACCACCCGGCCCTTTGAGATATTCGGCGCGCCGGGCCTGGACCCAAGCGCGGTGATGGCCGCGCTGGAGCCGGATGCCCTGGCCGGGGCCACCCTTCGGCCCCTGTTCTTCGAGCCCACCTTCCACAAGTTCGCGGGCCAGGTGTGCGGCGGGTTCCAGATACACCTCACCGATCCGGCGGCCTATCAGCCCTTGCGGGCCACCCTGGCCCTGCTGGGGGCCGTCAACCGGGCCCAACCCGGCCTGTGGTCCTTGCGCGAACCGCCCTATGAGTACGAGCACGAGCGGCGGCCCCTTGATCTGCTGCTGGGCGACGCCGAGGCGGTGGATAGGCTGGTGAACGGGGCTTTGGCATCCGAGCTGGAGGCCCGCTGGAGCGAAGGCCTGGCCCAATGGGACGAGCGCATCGGGCCGATTCTGCTCTACCCCGCGTAG
- a CDS encoding asparaginase, which produces MQESLPIYRHLGHHHHHDHSHEHPRGGGPGEYAPALAELTRSGLTESVHRGAITVAGPDGKRVKGLGHPSMPTFLRSAAKPLQALPLYTTGAAAKYGLEPLEIAAACGSLNGEDFQREAVESMLAKAGLGPELLDCGRPRPLGREVAKALSLAGEKPTTLHSACAGKHAAMLVVCASQGWPTEGYLEIGHPVQKLVLSAVARFTAYPAEQTGIGVDDCGVPTYRLPLMTLAGAYARLAAPTEAGLEPQWAEAAEQIMAACLAHPEMIAGTGRLCTRLMQAAPGAFLAKTGSEGTYAVALPGLKLGLALQIEDGAFRALGPVVCEALHHLGALGHEALDGPLADLHRPVFKTHRGDPVGTINAVFSL; this is translated from the coding sequence GTGCAGGAATCATTACCAATTTATCGCCATCTTGGGCACCACCATCATCATGATCACTCCCACGAGCACCCCCGGGGAGGCGGTCCCGGCGAATACGCCCCGGCCCTGGCCGAGCTGACCCGCAGCGGCCTGACCGAAAGCGTGCACCGGGGGGCCATCACCGTGGCCGGGCCGGACGGCAAGCGCGTCAAGGGCCTGGGCCATCCCTCCATGCCCACCTTCCTGCGTTCGGCGGCCAAGCCCTTGCAGGCCCTGCCCCTGTATACCACCGGCGCGGCGGCCAAGTACGGCCTGGAGCCCCTGGAGATCGCCGCGGCCTGCGGCTCCTTGAACGGCGAGGATTTCCAACGCGAGGCGGTGGAGAGCATGCTGGCCAAGGCGGGCCTGGGCCCCGAGCTGCTGGACTGCGGCCGGCCGCGCCCCTTGGGCCGCGAGGTGGCCAAGGCCCTGTCCCTGGCCGGGGAGAAGCCCACCACCCTGCACAGCGCCTGCGCGGGCAAGCACGCGGCCATGCTGGTGGTGTGCGCGTCCCAGGGCTGGCCCACCGAGGGCTATCTGGAGATCGGCCATCCGGTGCAGAAGCTGGTGCTGAGCGCGGTGGCCCGCTTCACCGCCTACCCCGCCGAGCAGACCGGCATCGGGGTGGACGACTGCGGGGTGCCCACCTACCGCCTGCCCCTGATGACCCTGGCCGGGGCCTATGCCCGCCTGGCCGCCCCCACTGAGGCCGGCCTGGAGCCCCAGTGGGCCGAGGCCGCCGAACAGATTATGGCAGCCTGCCTGGCCCATCCCGAGATGATCGCGGGCACCGGCCGCCTCTGCACCCGGCTCATGCAGGCCGCCCCCGGCGCCTTCCTGGCCAAGACCGGCTCCGAGGGCACCTACGCCGTGGCCCTGCCCGGCCTCAAGCTGGGCCTGGCCCTGCAGATCGAGGACGGCGCTTTCCGCGCCCTGGGCCCGGTGGTCTGCGAGGCCCTGCACCATCTGGGCGCGCTGGGCCACGAGGCGCTGGACGGCCCCCTGGCCGACCTGCACCGCCCGGTGTTCAAAACCCACCGGGGCGATCCGGTGGGCACCATCAACGCGGTTTTCAGCCTATAG
- a CDS encoding prenyltransferase, protein MPPALVRATRVPFLTGSFLPLMVVAAWWWEQGPMPWLLLGITLLGVGCLHTGANLINDYHDARGSDPINRLATQFSGGSRVIQDGLMSRGVVHGLAWVFFAAAGMCGLYLALMGRPWALALGAAGLIGGWLYSGGPLALMAIGLGELDILILFGPLLTFSTGYVLSGDFYAVTWWLGLVQGWQITAVLWINQFPDLAADAAAGKNNLVVRLGLARSRVVYAGLMLAPFPTIAWLVHGWGLTPWLYLAWGGLIPALKASAIAWKSYDDPPAVLPAQGLTIAGHFSTGILITLGLLLGKWLG, encoded by the coding sequence ATGCCGCCCGCTTTGGTCCGCGCCACCCGCGTTCCCTTTCTGACCGGTTCGTTTCTGCCGCTGATGGTCGTGGCCGCCTGGTGGTGGGAGCAGGGCCCCATGCCCTGGCTCCTGTTGGGCATAACCCTGCTGGGGGTGGGCTGCCTGCACACAGGGGCCAACCTGATCAACGATTATCACGACGCCCGGGGCTCGGACCCCATCAACCGCCTGGCCACCCAGTTCTCCGGGGGGAGCCGGGTCATCCAGGACGGCCTGATGAGCCGGGGCGTGGTGCACGGTCTGGCCTGGGTCTTTTTCGCGGCGGCCGGGATGTGCGGGCTCTATCTGGCCCTCATGGGCCGCCCCTGGGCCCTGGCCCTGGGCGCGGCGGGGCTCATCGGCGGCTGGCTCTATTCGGGCGGGCCGCTGGCCCTCATGGCCATCGGCCTGGGCGAGCTGGACATCCTCATCCTCTTCGGCCCGCTGCTCACCTTTTCCACCGGCTATGTCTTGAGCGGCGATTTTTACGCGGTCACCTGGTGGCTGGGCCTGGTGCAGGGCTGGCAGATCACGGCGGTGTTGTGGATCAACCAGTTCCCGGACCTGGCGGCCGACGCGGCGGCGGGCAAGAACAACCTGGTGGTGCGCCTGGGCCTGGCCCGCTCGCGGGTGGTCTACGCCGGGCTGATGCTGGCCCCGTTCCCCACCATCGCCTGGCTGGTGCACGGCTGGGGGCTCACCCCCTGGCTCTACCTGGCTTGGGGCGGCCTGATCCCGGCCCTAAAGGCCTCGGCCATCGCCTGGAAGAGCTATGACGACCCGCCCGCCGTCCTGCCCGCCCAGGGGCTAACCATCGCGGGGCACTTCAGCACCGGCATCCTGATAACCCTGGGCCTCCTCCTGGGCAAGTGGCTGGGCTAG
- a CDS encoding mechanosensitive ion channel → MEQIIADIQQWVARYGLQVVGAIAILVVGLFAAKLATKIFRKILRKAKVDETLVGFGGNLLKFVLIMFVIIAMLSKLGVQTTSLIAMLGAASLAVGLSLQSNLANLAAGVLILIFRPMRLGEMVEIGGVLGKVEEITILVTKLRMVDGKLAIMPNTKVFADKLVNYTAADPRRVDLVIGIGYDDDIPKAKSVLERLMAEDARILKEPAATVVMLELADSSVNFAVRPWTSNADWWAVKCDLTEKIKLAFDAEGINIPFPQRDVHIYPTQPPKEQAS, encoded by the coding sequence ATGGAACAGATAATCGCCGACATCCAGCAATGGGTAGCCCGCTACGGGCTCCAGGTGGTGGGCGCCATCGCCATCCTGGTGGTGGGGCTCTTCGCCGCCAAGCTGGCCACCAAGATATTCCGCAAGATCCTGCGCAAGGCCAAGGTGGACGAGACCCTGGTCGGTTTCGGCGGGAACCTGCTGAAGTTCGTCTTGATCATGTTCGTGATCATCGCCATGCTCTCCAAGCTGGGGGTGCAGACCACCTCGCTCATCGCCATGCTGGGCGCGGCCTCCCTGGCCGTGGGCCTGTCGTTGCAATCCAACCTGGCCAATTTGGCCGCCGGGGTGCTTATCCTCATCTTCCGGCCCATGCGCCTGGGCGAGATGGTGGAGATCGGCGGGGTCTTGGGCAAGGTGGAGGAGATCACCATCCTGGTGACCAAGCTGCGCATGGTCGACGGCAAGCTGGCCATCATGCCCAACACCAAGGTCTTCGCCGACAAGCTGGTCAACTACACCGCGGCCGATCCCCGCCGGGTGGATTTGGTGATCGGCATCGGCTACGACGACGACATCCCCAAGGCCAAATCGGTGCTGGAGCGACTGATGGCCGAGGACGCGCGCATCCTCAAGGAGCCAGCCGCCACGGTAGTGATGCTGGAGCTGGCCGATTCCAGCGTGAACTTCGCGGTGCGCCCCTGGACCAGTAACGCCGACTGGTGGGCGGTCAAATGCGATTTGACCGAAAAGATCAAGCTCGCCTTTGACGCCGAGGGCATCAACATCCCCTTCCCCCAGCGCGACGTGCACATCTACCCCACCCAGCCTCCCAAGGAGCAGGCCTCATGA
- a CDS encoding DUF481 domain-containing protein yields MILSPARLVPCFLALCLCLLAAPAAADVVKMKNGDRLSGTIVDMGAGKLTLKTTYAGKLIINWSEVAGVESDQPLTLETTGGKTVTGQAQAAAPGQVKLAGAEALELKQVEAINPEDLDPLRISGQVNLGVDISRGNTNKQNIDTMGRAVMTWKTVNRVVAGFDIHQAQSKGVDTSDNSKGYIDYNRFISEKWYWLANLRGEQDRFKGIDFRGMTGLGLGYQMWRGKKTNLLFELGPNFVWEEQAGGDTEDYFAWRWHIGYDRWFFNKSVQFYHRQTGFVAVDDFTNWIWSANQGLNFPLVLGFVFTTSFNIDYDNQPEPGKSRTDNRFIISLGYQF; encoded by the coding sequence ATGATTCTGTCCCCGGCCCGTTTGGTCCCTTGTTTCCTGGCCCTTTGTCTCTGCCTTTTGGCCGCGCCCGCGGCGGCCGACGTGGTCAAGATGAAAAACGGCGACCGCCTCAGCGGCACCATCGTGGACATGGGCGCCGGCAAGCTGACCCTCAAGACCACCTACGCCGGCAAGTTGATCATCAACTGGAGCGAGGTGGCCGGGGTCGAAAGCGACCAGCCCCTGACCCTGGAGACCACCGGCGGCAAGACCGTCACCGGCCAGGCCCAGGCCGCAGCGCCCGGACAGGTGAAGCTGGCCGGGGCCGAGGCCCTGGAGCTCAAGCAGGTGGAGGCCATCAACCCCGAGGACTTGGATCCCTTGCGGATCAGCGGCCAGGTGAACCTGGGGGTGGACATCAGCCGGGGCAACACCAATAAGCAGAACATCGACACCATGGGCCGCGCGGTGATGACCTGGAAGACCGTCAACCGGGTGGTGGCCGGCTTCGATATCCACCAGGCCCAAAGCAAGGGCGTGGACACCAGCGACAACAGCAAGGGCTACATCGACTACAACCGCTTTATCAGCGAGAAGTGGTATTGGCTGGCCAACCTCAGGGGCGAGCAGGACCGCTTCAAGGGCATCGACTTCCGGGGCATGACCGGCTTAGGGCTGGGCTATCAGATGTGGCGAGGCAAAAAGACCAACCTCTTGTTCGAGCTGGGCCCCAACTTCGTGTGGGAGGAGCAGGCGGGCGGCGACACCGAGGACTACTTCGCCTGGCGCTGGCACATCGGCTACGACCGCTGGTTCTTCAACAAGTCGGTGCAGTTCTATCACCGCCAGACCGGCTTCGTGGCCGTGGACGACTTTACCAACTGGATCTGGAGCGCCAACCAGGGGCTCAACTTCCCCCTGGTCCTGGGCTTCGTGTTCACCACCTCCTTTAACATCGACTACGACAATCAGCCGGAGCCCGGCAAGAGCCGGACCGACAACCGCTTCATCATCAGCCTGGGCTATCAGTTCTAA
- a CDS encoding lytic transglycosylase F, with protein MKKLLIILPLLAALWAGAALAAPPGSPLDELAQSLGSPAKRDLPQMRKMGVIRVLTEYSHTYFFLRHGRPYGLDYALLEKYQHALNYHRPKHLPPLEVVFIPVPFDRVLPLLEKGYGDMAAAGITITPERAKRLVFTKPYITGVDEVVVSHRSVKGLASLEDLSGRRVLVGRGSSYLASLAKLNHELRAKGRKPAQVVLAPELLTDEDILDLVNAGVAPLTVVDSPVAGAWAGVMPNLVVHHKLALRRGGGLGWLVRPDSPQLLASLNRFLVKHRQGTLTGNVLFKRYFKDNRWLHNPNQHQERERFTRYAPLFQKYAKEYGFDWLFLAAQAFQESRLDPDCVSHRGAVGLMQVMPTGKGERREAEAKRLRQPEYNIKAGVSYMAHLRSRYFDQAGMNGMAKFSFCLAAYNAGPGAINRVRSASPKLGYDPNLWFFNCEFGALRLVSSEPVHYVRNVLKYYVSYRLSDRDKDASYQEVIDLMRK; from the coding sequence ATGAAAAAGCTGCTGATCATATTGCCCCTGTTGGCCGCGCTGTGGGCGGGAGCCGCCCTGGCCGCGCCGCCCGGCTCCCCTCTGGACGAGCTGGCCCAGAGCCTGGGCTCCCCGGCCAAGCGGGACCTGCCCCAGATGCGCAAGATGGGCGTCATCCGGGTGCTCACCGAGTATTCCCACACCTACTTCTTCCTGCGCCACGGCCGCCCCTACGGCCTGGACTACGCCCTGCTGGAAAAGTATCAGCACGCCCTCAACTATCACCGGCCCAAGCACCTGCCCCCCCTGGAGGTGGTGTTCATCCCCGTGCCCTTCGACCGGGTGCTGCCCCTGTTGGAGAAGGGTTACGGCGACATGGCCGCCGCGGGCATAACCATCACCCCGGAACGGGCCAAGCGCCTGGTCTTCACCAAGCCCTACATCACCGGGGTGGACGAGGTGGTGGTCTCCCACCGCTCGGTTAAAGGCCTGGCCTCTTTGGAGGACCTGAGCGGCCGCCGGGTGCTGGTGGGCCGGGGCAGCAGTTACCTGGCCAGCCTGGCCAAGCTGAACCATGAGCTGCGGGCCAAGGGACGCAAACCGGCCCAGGTGGTGCTTGCCCCGGAACTGCTCACCGACGAGGACATCCTGGACCTGGTGAACGCGGGGGTGGCCCCGCTGACCGTGGTGGACAGCCCGGTGGCCGGGGCGTGGGCCGGGGTGATGCCCAACCTGGTGGTGCACCACAAGCTGGCCCTGCGCCGGGGAGGCGGCCTGGGCTGGCTGGTGCGGCCGGACAGCCCCCAGCTACTGGCCAGCCTCAACCGCTTCCTGGTCAAGCACCGCCAAGGCACCCTCACCGGCAACGTGCTGTTCAAGCGCTACTTCAAAGACAACCGCTGGCTGCACAACCCCAACCAGCATCAGGAGCGGGAGCGCTTCACACGCTATGCCCCCCTGTTTCAGAAATACGCCAAGGAGTACGGCTTCGACTGGCTGTTCCTGGCGGCCCAGGCCTTTCAGGAGTCGCGCTTGGACCCGGACTGCGTATCCCACCGGGGGGCGGTGGGCCTGATGCAGGTGATGCCCACGGGCAAGGGAGAGCGCCGGGAGGCAGAGGCCAAGCGGCTGCGTCAGCCGGAGTACAACATCAAGGCAGGGGTGAGCTACATGGCCCATCTGCGCTCGCGCTACTTCGACCAGGCGGGCATGAACGGCATGGCCAAGTTCAGCTTCTGCCTGGCCGCCTACAACGCTGGTCCCGGGGCCATAAACCGGGTGCGCTCGGCCAGCCCCAAGCTGGGCTACGACCCCAACCTATGGTTCTTCAACTGCGAGTTCGGGGCCCTGCGCCTGGTGAGCAGCGAGCCGGTGCACTACGTGCGCAACGTGCTCAAGTACTACGTGTCTTACCGCCTTTCGGACCGGGACAAGGACGCCTCCTACCAAGAGGTGATCGACCTGATGCGCAAGTAG
- the cydB gene encoding cytochrome d ubiquinol oxidase subunit II, which yields MLETIWFVLWGLLWAIYFMLDGFDLGAGTLLPFIAKNEEEKRTVYQAMGPFWDGNEVWLITAGGVTFAAFPLAYAVMFSSLYSALMLVLFALIIRGVALEYRNKQDGHSWRDGWDILLFVGSAAPALLFGVAFANIFQGIPIDAQGVYKGTLFTLLNPYGLLGGLLFLCLFCYHGAVWLAIKSTGELKARAQRFAKILWVPLLVLAVAFLAASWFATNLYANYLAIPVLWIVPLIAVAGLLCTRFFLEKGALWATWFSSSAVAVGATLFGVVGLFPNLLPSSIDPKASLTIHNAASSPLTLKIMLGVALVMVPVVIAYQIWVYHTFRHEVTAEDLVQETY from the coding sequence ATGTTGGAAACCATTTGGTTCGTGCTCTGGGGCCTGTTGTGGGCCATCTACTTCATGCTGGACGGCTTTGATCTGGGCGCCGGAACCCTGCTGCCCTTCATCGCCAAGAACGAGGAAGAAAAACGCACCGTCTACCAGGCCATGGGTCCCTTCTGGGACGGCAACGAGGTGTGGCTGATCACCGCCGGCGGCGTGACCTTCGCGGCCTTCCCCCTGGCCTACGCGGTGATGTTCAGCTCCCTGTACTCGGCCCTGATGCTGGTCCTGTTCGCCCTGATCATCCGGGGCGTGGCCCTGGAGTATCGCAACAAGCAGGACGGCCATAGCTGGCGCGACGGCTGGGACATCCTGTTGTTCGTGGGCAGCGCGGCCCCGGCCCTGTTGTTCGGGGTGGCCTTTGCCAACATCTTCCAGGGCATCCCCATCGACGCCCAGGGCGTGTACAAGGGCACCTTGTTCACCCTGCTCAACCCCTACGGCCTGCTGGGCGGGCTGTTGTTCCTGTGCCTGTTCTGTTATCACGGCGCGGTGTGGCTGGCCATCAAGTCCACCGGGGAGCTGAAGGCGCGGGCCCAGCGCTTCGCCAAGATCTTGTGGGTGCCCCTGCTGGTCTTGGCGGTGGCCTTCCTGGCGGCCTCCTGGTTCGCCACCAACCTCTACGCCAACTACCTGGCCATCCCGGTGCTGTGGATCGTGCCGCTCATCGCGGTGGCGGGGCTACTGTGCACCCGCTTCTTCTTGGAGAAGGGCGCCCTGTGGGCCACCTGGTTCTCCTCCAGCGCGGTGGCGGTGGGCGCCACCCTGTTCGGGGTGGTGGGGCTGTTCCCCAACCTGCTGCCCAGCAGCATAGACCCCAAGGCCAGCCTGACCATCCACAACGCGGCCTCCAGCCCCCTGACCCTCAAGATCATGCTGGGAGTGGCCCTGGTCATGGTGCCGGTGGTCATCGCCTACCAGATCTGGGTCTACCACACCTTCCGTCACGAGGTGACCGCGGAAGATCTGGTCCAAGAGACCTACTAG